A single genomic interval of Coccidioides posadasii str. Silveira chromosome 1, complete sequence harbors:
- a CDS encoding uncharacterized protein (EggNog:ENOG410PH6B~COG:S~BUSCO:10361at33183): MGFTESISIIRAPDSSSAQSTVPIASQMSIPRAIRQAFLAIEQPEGAGARVRRSIGTAKLRNFSPFLMLDHFTIGKGAGFPDHPHRGQETITYLLSGGVDHEDFAGNKGTIGPGDLQFMTAGRGIMHAEMPHENPDGSPNVGMQLWVDLPEKLKMCEPRYRDLRASEIPTVTADDGKAIIKVISGQSHGVDSVRDLAYTPVWIFDITLKPGGEVTQTLPKGWNAFAYTLSGETTFGKDSGAASASSSAGSLSKTVPEYHNVVFDREGDFVYASSKPNSREHSRFMLVAGQPLDQKVVQYGPFVLSSQEGVYQAMLDFQSSSNGFERARGWESEIGKRMGYEEATWKMTEGRTSWRAYELFQPLFAVEVAILTRAHC; encoded by the exons ATGGGCTTC ACCGAAAGTATCTCCATAATTCGAGCTCCGGATTCTTCATCGGCTCAGAGCACAGTACCGATCGCTTCTCAAATGTCAATTCCGCGAGCCATTCGGCAGGCATTCCTTGCCATTGAACAGCCCGAGGGTGCCGGCGCGCGGGTGCGCCGTTCCATTGGCACCGCAAAGCTCAGAAATTTCAGCCCATTTCTGATGCTCGATCATTTCACTATCGGAAAGGGCGCAGGCTTCCCCGACCATCCTCATCGCGGCCAAGAAACCATAACGTATCTTCTCTCCGGAGGAGTTGACCATGAAGACTTTGCTGGAAACAAAGGCACAATTGGGCCCGGCGACCTCCAATTCATGACTGCGGGGCGAGGAATCATGCACGCGGAAATGCCCCACGAGAATCCAGACGGAAGTCCAAACGTCGGCATGCAGTTGTGGGTGGACCTCCCGGAAAAATTAAAGATGTGCGAACCTAGATATCGTGATCTCCGCGCCTCCGAAATCCCTACTGTTACAGCGGACGACGGCAAAGCGATAATCAAGGTTATATCGGGTCAATCACATGGCGTTGATTCCGTTCGGGACCTTGCCTATACACCCGTTTGGATATTCGATATCACGCTCAAGCCGGGAGGAGAAGTGACGCAGACCTTGCCGAAGGGCTGGAATGCGTTTGCATATACCTTGTCTGGTGAAACCACCTTTGGAAAGGATTCAGGTGCAGCCTCAGCTTCATCTTCGGCCGGATCACTGTCGAAGACTGTCCCTGAATACCATAACGTTGTCTTTGACCGGGAGGGGGATTTTGTCTATGCTTCTAGTAAGCCAAACTCAAGGGAGCATTCTCGCTTTATGCTGGTTGCCGGCCAACCACTTGATCAAAAAGTTGTCCAATACGGCCCATTTGTGTTGAGTTCTCAAGAAGGTGTCTATCAGGCCATGTTGGATTTCCAGTCTTCATCTAATGGGTTTGAACGAGCAAGAGGCTGGGAAAGTGAGATTGGAAAGAGAATGGGATA CGAAGAGGCCACATGGAAGATGACGGAAGGAAGGACCTCATGGCGGGCTTACGAACTGTTTCAACCTTTGTTTGCGGTCGAGGTGGCCATTCTCACCAGGGCTCACTGCTGA
- a CDS encoding uncharacterized protein (EggNog:ENOG410PJ3F~COG:S) has translation MSVRARSGLTTVRNACSTVGASRDIGFRARVASRFSTSSHQGKHVKPLIQDKDNGLGFVRSNRLSSKPRTRGVTEIRGPYYAVMGRRYLADILETMGEYVDGLKFSGGSFSLFEEEKLREMIDLAHEHNVYVSTGGWAEHLLTHPDNATVLEKYFAKCKELGFDVIELSAGFLSFPGDDWLRLVDKVHSYGLKAKPELGIQFGAGGDTSAEELEALGTSDPGKLINLGRRFLDAGVERLMIESEGITENVKSWRTDVVSTIMKELPPERVMFEAADPSVFNWYIREFGVDVNLFVDNSQIVQLSCLRRGIWGTADTWGKIVSYRPE, from the exons TGGCGTCCAGATTCTCTACATCGTCGCATCAAGGAAAGCACGTCAAGCCGTTGATTCAGGACAAAGACAATGGCTTGGGCTTCGTCAGGTCGAACCGGTTGTCATCAAAGCCGCGCACGCGAGGAGTGACCGAGATTCGCGGTCCATACTACGCT GTAATGGGAAGGAGATATTTGGCAGATATCCTCGAAAC GATGGGTGAATATGTTGATGGCCTCAAATTTTCCGGGG GCTcgttttctctttttgaggAAGAGAAGCTGCGAGAAATGATTGATTTGGCGCATGAACATAACGTTTATGTCTCCACG GGTGGTTGGGCAGAACATCTTCTAACTCACCCGGACAACGCCACTGTCCTCGAGAAGTATTTCGCAAAGTGCAAAGAACTTGG GTTCGATGTGATAGAACTCTCAGCAGGGTTCCTTTCATTTCCCGGCGATGATTGGCTTCGCTTGGTTGACAAAGTGCATTCGTATGGACTCAAAGCCAAGCCAGAATTGGGGATCCAGTTTGGGGCTGGAGGAG ACACGTCAGCCGAAGAACTTGAGGCCCTTGGCACAAGCGACCCAGGGAAGCTTATCAACCTTGGTCGACGATTCCTTGACGCAGGAGTGGAGCGTCTCATGATCGAGAGCGAAGGTATAACAGAGAACGTGAAAAGTTGGAGAACGGATGTCGTTTCCACCATAATGAAAGAATTGCCCCCGGAACGGGTCATGTTTGAAG CTGCGGATCCATCGGTGTTCAACTGGTATATACGCGAGTTCGGTGTCGATGTTAACCTTTTTGTCGATAATTCCCAGATCGTACAGTTGAGCTGCCTCCGTCGTGGTATCTGGGGAACTGCCGATACTTGGGGTAAGATTGTTTCCTATAGGCCCGAATAA
- the YOS9 gene encoding Protein OS-9 (SECRETED:SignalP(1-22)~EggNog:ENOG410PK6W~COG:O~BUSCO:6712at33183), producing the protein MGRRTRVSLVALIASAAVGALGEKPFRVQDDVLGFPQYEIQFPDEYILADDAYSRLSTPLASKPRVATSPSPSQQPTPSAVGQDDYTGLSQQILSRDDDKVEDDAGSFSSTEIDDSIEAYKEMVIGGQRFLCGIPKTKLSDGSASAGTRSAADQEKELARATNRGLELLQDMEGRCMYYAAGWWSYSFCYMNQVRQFHALLPGNGAPVYPPTEDPTTQSYILGRFRTDKEGAKTSAVNPPTTEVATHQADGDSWYLVQYLDDGTPCDLTGRNRKIEVQFHCHPQSTDHIGWIKEVTTCSYLMVIYTPRLCNDVAFQPPREDEPNGIKCKEIISHGLVPEWEDRRRLRLQQELSDSTSDSLPIVGDIEVGAMKFVGKDGKKIEKGRVASMGEEKVEVVAISEGGEIQRLSKEELKKYNLDPEKIEALKKQLEELANGKDWKMEMIDANGQRGLRGVIEADEEHNGAQTPNKNKEKQRGARKQEKQEKQEKGLAKAENGPVEEGSDETYKEEL; encoded by the exons ATGGGACGCCGAACGCGGGTATCATTGGTGGCGTTAATCGCATCCGCGGCCGTTGGCGCATTGGGTGAGAAACCCTTTCGCGTTCAGGATGATGTTCTTGGATTCCCACAA TATGAGATACAGTTTCCAGACGAATACATCCTAGCCGACGACGCCTATTCGCGATTGTCAACACCTCTGGCTTCTAAACCCCGTGTCGCAACCTCGCCCTCGCCGTCCCAACAGCCCACCCCTTCGGCTGTTGGTCAGGATGACTACACCGGGCTATCGCAGCAAATATTATCACGGGATGACGATAAAGTAGAAGATGATGCTGGCTCATTTTCGTCGACAGAGATCGATGATTCCATAGAAGCATACAAAGAAATGGTTATAGGGGGCCAAAGATTTCTTTGTGGCATTCCTAAGACCAAACTCTCCGATGGTAGTGCTAGTGCTGGGACTCGATCTGCTGCCGACCAAGAAAAGGAACTGGCGAGGGCGACAAACAGGGGGCTAGAATTACTTCAGGACATGGAAGGGCGTTGTATGTATTATGCTGCTGGCTGGTGGTCATATTCCTTTTGCTACATGAACCAGGTTCGCCAATTTCATGCCCTATTACCCGGCAATGGCGCTCCGGTTTACCCTCCTACAGAGGACCCAACCACACAATCGTATATCCTCGGCAGATTCCGCACAGATAAGGAGGGTGCAAAAACAAGCGCTGTAAATCCACCTACAACCGAAGTTGCGACGCACCAAGCCGACGGAGATTCCTGGTACCTTGTTCAGTACCTCGATGACGGCACACCCTGCGATCTCACGGGACGGAATCGAAAGATTGAAGTCCAGTTTCATTGCCACCCACAATCGACAGACCACATTGGTTGGATCAAGGAGGTTACGACTTGTTCGTACTTGATGGTGATTTACACTCCTCGTCTCTGCAACGATGTTGCCTTCCAACCTCCAAGAGAAGATGAACCCAACGGCATCAAATGCAAAGAAATCATTTCCCATGGGCTGGTCCCTGAGTGGGAGGATAGACGGAGGCTTCGATTACAGCAAGAACTTAGTGACTCCACATCTGACTCCCTGCCAATTGTGGGGGATATCGAGGTTGGTGCAATGAAGTTTGTGGGTAAAGATGGAAAGAAAATCGAAAAGGGTCGAGTTGCATCCATGGGCGAAGAGAAAGTTGAAGTCGTTGCAATTAGTGAAGGTGGCGAAATACAGCGATTGTCCAAAGAAGAATTGAAAAAATACAACCTAGATCCAGAGAAAATCGAGGCACTTAAAAAACAGTTGGAGGAACTTGCCAATGGGAAAGACTGGAAAATGGAGATGATCGATGCCAATGGACAAAGGGGGCTCCGTGGAGTCATCGAAGCAGATGAGGAGCATAATGGTGCGCAGACACCAAACAAGAACAAAGAGAAGCAAAGAGGAGCTCGGAAACAGGAAAAGCAGGAAAAGCAGGAAAAAGGGCTGGCCAAAGCGGAGAATGGCCCTGTTGAAGAAGGGAGCGACGAGACATACAAGGAAGAACTGTAA
- a CDS encoding uncharacterized protein (EggNog:ENOG410PXHA~COG:S): MARPAPNFNSIVHSPPFTFLVGPDHIKLTIQSGLARHVSQPLDELMNNGHTRESRHHIAVLEEEDVETFVGFCEFAYTGDYTVPNRRKGMESTPAHGAPFGGPAMMNPIPPPAPSPPRTPALGEVMGVNPEGGDDAGAQNDGAEGMPDSGKKGKKGKNKKKRGGKSFDEGAASALTPPSTPPPMAEGEEQKDETKEEENEGENQGGQEATQGGGPFDQDPSQQVDASRPKPLRPEPQNPFLFARRSSVTLWDEFTSLQYGEQQYHSAMGLPSPILRSVSSYSNGTGQEPYVLFHAKLYVFASRYLIPTLAQLCLTKLHRDLICYPLTTSSADNAGPTNVPKILELLHFAYTSTKREDPAFAPANAPPARDNQLRNLVTHFAACKVRELAGYQPPDYSLASYTSPEMGLDGKDTSAFGLMIPPNLGFRDLLDGIGEMASDLVYRMM, from the exons ATGGCGCGGCCGGCCCCAAATTTCAATAG tattgtcCATTCTCCTCCATTTACTTTCCTCGTCGGCCCCGACCATATCAAACTCACTATCCAGTCTGGCCTTGCCCGCCATGTCTCCCAACCGTTGGATGAGTTGATGAACAATGGCCACACTCGCGAGTCGAGGCACCATATTGCCGTCCTagaagaggaagatgtcGAGACCTTTGTTGGATTTTGTGAATTTGCCTACACAGGTGATTACACAGTTCCAAATCGAAGAAAAGGTATGGAATCGACACCGGCCCATGGTGCACCGTTCGGTGGACCGGCGATGATGAATCCTATTCCCCCGCCTGCGCCATCTCCGCCGCGAACGCCGGCCTTGGGAGAAGTGATGGGTGTGAACCCAGAGGGTGGTGATGACGCCGGCGCCCAGAATGATGGAGCTGAGGGAATGCCAGACTCtgggaagaaaggaaaaaaggggaaaaacaagaaaaagagaggtGGAAAGTCGTTTGATGAAGGTGCGGCATCGGCTTTGACTCCACCCAGCACCCCGCCACCCATGGCTGAAGGAGAAGAGCAAAAAGATGAAacaaaggaagaagagaatgaggGAGAAAACCAAGGTGGCCAGGAGGCTACTCAGGGCGGGGGCCCGTTCGACCAGGACCCTTCGCAGCAGGTTGATGCCTCGAGACCGAAACCTCTCCGACCCGAGCCCCAGAATCCTTTTCTATTCGCCCGTCGCTCTAGCGTTACCCTCTGGGATGAGTTCACTTCTCTCCAGTATGGTGAACAGCAGTACCACTCAGCCATGGGGCTTCCGTCGCCCATCTTACGCAGCGTTTCCTCATACAGCAACGGAACTGGCCAGGAGCCCTACGTGCTTTTCCATGCAAAGCTTTATGTCTTCGCATCCCGCTATCTTATCCCCACTCTCGCCCAGCTCTGCCTGACTAAATTGCATCGCGACCTTATCTGTTATCCTCTGACAACCTCTTCTGCCGACAATGCCGGACCAACCAATGTCCCCAAGATTCTcgagcttctccatttcGCATACACCAGCACCAAACGTGAGGATCCGGCATTCGCTCCCGCCAATGCTCCCCCAGCCCGCGACAATCAACTCCGCAATCTCGTAACGCACTTTGCTGCATGCAAGGTCAGGGAGCTGGCAGGTTACCAACCACCCGATTACTCTCTGGCCTCATACACCTCACCAGAAATGGGTCTTGACGGCAAAGATACCAGTGCCTTTGGCCTCATGATCCCTCCCAACCTTGGGTTCCGTGATCTCCTCGATGGTATTGGTGAAATGGCTTCCGATCTCGTGTATCGCATGATGTGA
- a CDS encoding uncharacterized protein (EggNog:ENOG410PXHA~COG:S~BUSCO:8919at33183), with amino-acid sequence MNNGHTRESRHHIAVLEEEDVETFVGFCEFAYTGDYTVPNRRKGMESTPAHGAPFGGPAMMNPIPPPAPSPPRTPALGEVMGVNPEGGDDAGAQNDGAEGMPDSGKKGKKGKNKKKRGGKSFDEGAASALTPPSTPPPMAEGEEQKDETKEEENEGENQGGQEATQGGGPFDQDPSQQVDASRPKPLRPEPQNPFLFARRSSVTLWDEFTSLQYGEQQYHSAMGLPSPILRSVSSYSNGTGQEPYVLFHAKLYVFASRYLIPTLAQLCLTKLHRDLICYPLTTSSADNAGPTNVPKILELLHFAYTSTKREDPAFAPANAPPARDNQLRNLVTHFAACKVRELAGYQPPDYSLASYTSPEMGLDGKDTSAFGLMIPPNLGFRDLLDGIGEMASDLVYRMM; translated from the coding sequence ATGAACAATGGCCACACTCGCGAGTCGAGGCACCATATTGCCGTCCTagaagaggaagatgtcGAGACCTTTGTTGGATTTTGTGAATTTGCCTACACAGGTGATTACACAGTTCCAAATCGAAGAAAAGGTATGGAATCGACACCGGCCCATGGTGCACCGTTCGGTGGACCGGCGATGATGAATCCTATTCCCCCGCCTGCGCCATCTCCGCCGCGAACGCCGGCCTTGGGAGAAGTGATGGGTGTGAACCCAGAGGGTGGTGATGACGCCGGCGCCCAGAATGATGGAGCTGAGGGAATGCCAGACTCtgggaagaaaggaaaaaaggggaaaaacaagaaaaagagaggtGGAAAGTCGTTTGATGAAGGTGCGGCATCGGCTTTGACTCCACCCAGCACCCCGCCACCCATGGCTGAAGGAGAAGAGCAAAAAGATGAAacaaaggaagaagagaatgaggGAGAAAACCAAGGTGGCCAGGAGGCTACTCAGGGCGGGGGCCCGTTCGACCAGGACCCTTCGCAGCAGGTTGATGCCTCGAGACCGAAACCTCTCCGACCCGAGCCCCAGAATCCTTTTCTATTCGCCCGTCGCTCTAGCGTTACCCTCTGGGATGAGTTCACTTCTCTCCAGTATGGTGAACAGCAGTACCACTCAGCCATGGGGCTTCCGTCGCCCATCTTACGCAGCGTTTCCTCATACAGCAACGGAACTGGCCAGGAGCCCTACGTGCTTTTCCATGCAAAGCTTTATGTCTTCGCATCCCGCTATCTTATCCCCACTCTCGCCCAGCTCTGCCTGACTAAATTGCATCGCGACCTTATCTGTTATCCTCTGACAACCTCTTCTGCCGACAATGCCGGACCAACCAATGTCCCCAAGATTCTcgagcttctccatttcGCATACACCAGCACCAAACGTGAGGATCCGGCATTCGCTCCCGCCAATGCTCCCCCAGCCCGCGACAATCAACTCCGCAATCTCGTAACGCACTTTGCTGCATGCAAGGTCAGGGAGCTGGCAGGTTACCAACCACCCGATTACTCTCTGGCCTCATACACCTCACCAGAAATGGGTCTTGACGGCAAAGATACCAGTGCCTTTGGCCTCATGATCCCTCCCAACCTTGGGTTCCGTGATCTCCTCGATGGTATTGGTGAAATGGCTTCCGATCTCGTGTATCGCATGATGTGA
- the SLA1 gene encoding cytoskeletal protein binding protein (EggNog:ENOG410PJ25~COG:T~BUSCO:2596at33183) produces the protein MGFAGIYTAIYDYKPQAEGELEISEGDLLFILDKASDDGWWKAKKKAVDVDDEEPVGLVPNNYVEEARPTRTARALYDYTRQTDEEVSFSEDAELQVFDTSDPDWTLVQVNSEYGFAPSNYIELVEETEPAAAAPPAPPVLPQRVDHRETESEGIPTPHSPASPVESPAAALAGILNKQQESLSSSQAREAPAPSAEHSLSPPTALTPQASDEDDNGPRPALPQRPVSHPSPPQEPISPPEEDSYPIRREVPAPRPEYGALKEETSPGIRPSPPYSRINTREREKPHSPSAVSASGYHIYNISEMISIMGKRKKMPTTLGINIATGTIFISPENSEDGPHQEWTAERLTHYSIEGKHVFLDLVRPSKSVDFHAGAKDTAQEIVSALGEIAGGYKAEGLREVIAAGTTGGKKKGQVLYDFMAQGDDEVTVAIGDEVIILDDTKSEEWWMVRRMKNGQEGVVPSSYIEITGVATPAESSFSGVNAGLSAVEQNRREEERLARESARKSRRHDPGSGERHKRDSRSSKQKPNPSRTRKWTDRTGTFTVVAEFIGLTDGKIHLHKQNGVKIAVPVAKMSIEDLEYVERVTGESLDEDKPLSDIRRRSQIPLEKPKTVGASIKKEPDYDWFDFFLKAGVGPHLCERYAQNFSKDSMDESVLPDITSDTLRTLGLKEGDILRVMRYLDGKYNRKSKARNVSFGGEEVIGNGEESGGLFSGPGGALRNNTRKGRPAPPVQTSDVVDPKAFELKDSSNPSPVGKEAALSAQGKDEPKGFEDSAWEVKHPKATAEATASPPAMATQAQSQPSLTGAMADLSLLQEPLQPSKVSLAPQTSQPAVSQPPPQSMPQQTPQQQPQMTGANPAFFAQLAPGISQASQVPGLNAQMTGFGQPHQQQQASQFQTQQPPMPPRQRPQPPPAVSQGSLLPPPPPRPLSAPNNPSALGPVPLQPQLTGLPQTSPHIAPPGHSLSELNQQRFQQSQLQPQATGVAPLGYGMGQFGNQLAPQPTGLMGQQQGTFMNGPQHPGFQSLVPQQTGYSGFSQLPAQQPLPAGSINSVLPPPLQPQQTGANGFGGTGNFTAPPPPPIPELPAAPLQPQKTGPAPPVRFGVHKDTKKLTPQPTGLKANLAQATPSNPFGF, from the exons ATGGGATTTGCGGGAATTTATACAGCCATCTACGACTATAAGCCCCAGGCTGAGGGCGAGCTCGAGATATCCGAAGGCGACCTTCTCTTCATTCTTGACAAGGCCTCGGATGATGGCTGGTggaaagcaaagaaaaaggccGTCGATGTGGACGACGAGGAACCCGTAGGCTTGGTGCCCAATAATTATGTCGAAGAG GCCCGTCCTACCCGAACCGCACGCGCTCTCTATGACTATACACGGCAAACCGATGAAGAAGTTTCATTCTCTGAAGATGCCGAACTCCAAGTGTTTGACACTTCTGATCCCGATTGGACTTTAGTACAAGTAAATTCGGAGTATGGATTTGCTCCCTCGAACTATATCGAATTAGTGGAAGAGACTGAGCCTGCCGCGGCGGCTCCTCCAGCCCCTCCGGTATTGCCTCAAAGAGTCGACCATCGTGAAACCGAATCAGAGGGAATACCGACACCACACTCTCCCGCCAGCCCAGTTGAAAGCCCTGCGGCCGCTCTGGCGGGCATTCTCAATAAACAGCAAGAGTCCTTATCATCAAGTCAGGCTAGGGAAGCTCCTGCGCCTTCCGCAGAGCATTCTCTCTCACCACCTACAGCGTTAACTCCACAGGCATCTGACGAAGACGACAATGGCCCGCGTCCAGCCCTTCCTCAGCGTCCCGTCTCCCACCCAAGCCCACCACAAGAACCAATATCCCCCCCGGAAGAAGATTCCTATCCCATTCGCCGCGAAGTACCCGCCCCCCGCCCTGAGTATGGTGCTCTGAAAGAGGAGACTTCTCCCGGTATAAGACCTTCTCCTCCGTACAGCCGAATAAACACTAGAGAGCGTGAAAAGCCCCATAGTCCATCCGCCGTTTCAGCATCCGGATACCATATTTACAATATTAGTGAAATGATCTCGATTATGGGAAAGCGAAAGAAGATGCCCACAACCCTTGGTATTAATATTGCTACGGGAACAATTTTCATTTCGCCGGAGAATTCAGAGGATGGTCCGCATCAGGAGTGGACTGCAGAACGGCTCACACACTACTCTATTGAAGGAAAGCATGTCTTCTTAGATTTAGTACGACCGAGTAAGAGCGTCGATTTTCACGCGGGTGCGAAAGATACGGCCCAGGAAATTGTATCTGCATTAGGGGAAATTGCCGGAGGATACAAAGCCGAAGGCTTGAGAGAAGTGATTGCGGCGGGCACCACCGgcggaaagaaaaagggccAAGTTCTATATGACTTTATGGCCCAGGGGGACGATGAGGTTACTGTGGCCATCGGAGACGAAGTCATCATTCTCGACGATACCAAATCAGAAGAATGGTGGATGGTGAGGCGAATGAAGAATGGGCAGGAAGGTGTTGTTCCAAGTAGCTATATCGAGATCACAGGAGTCGCGACGCCTGCGGAATCGAGCTTTTCCGGCGTGAATGCCGGTCTGTCCGCCGTTGAACAAAACCGCCGTGAAGAGGAGCGATTAGCGAGAGAATCCGCTCGAAAGTCTCGGAGGCATGATCCTGGTTCCGGAGAG CGCCACAAGCGTGATAGCCGCTCTTCAAAACAGA AGCCCAATCCTTCGAGAACGAGAAAATGGACCGATCGCACTGGTACATTTACCGTCGTTGCCGAATTTATCGGTCTTACAGACGGGAAAATACATCTGCACAAACAGAACGGAGTGAAAATAGCTGTACCCGTTGCTAAAATGTCGATCGAAGATCTagaatatgttgaaagagTTACTGGTGAGTCTTTGGATGAGGATAAGCCGCTCTCTGATATCCGTCGTCGCAGTCAAATACCACTAGAGAAGCCAAAAACTGTAGGCGCCTCTATCAAGAAAGAACCGGATTATGATTGGTTTGATTTCTTCCTAAAGGCTGGTGTTGGTCCTCATCTCTGTGAACGATACGCCCAAAACTTTTCAAAGGACTCGATGGATGAGAGTGTTCTGCCCGATATTACTTCGGATACGCTACGTACATTGGGCCTCAAAGAGGGTGATATTTTACGAGTCATGAGATATCTCGATGGTAAATATAATAGGAAGTCGAAGGCTCGAAACGTCAGTTTCGGGGGTGAAGAAGTGATTGGCAATGGAGAAGAAAGCGGAGGCCTGTTTTCTGGCCCTGGAGGAGCCCTTCGCAACAATACGCGCAAAGGCCGACCTGCTCCCCCCGTACAAACTAGCGATGTCGTCGATCCGAAAGCGTTTGAATTAAAAGACTCCTCGAACCCGTCACCAGTCGGGAAAGAAGCTGCATTATCTGCACAGGGGAAGGATGAACCGAAAGGGTTTGAAGATAGTGCCTGGGAAGTAAAGCATCCCAAAGCGACCGCAGAGGCGACCGCGTCACCGCCCGCAATGGCAACACAAGCTCAGAGCCAGCCAAGTCTCACGGGAGCCATGGCGGATCTTTCCTTATTGCAGGAGCCATTGCAGCCATCCAAGGTGTCATTAGCACCCCAAACAAGCCAGCCAGCAGTATCTCAACCGCCACCCCAGTCGATGCCTCAGCAAACACCGCAACAACAGCCACAGATGACGGGCGCAAATCCCGCTTTCTTCGCACAATTAGCGCCTGGCATATCCCAAGCGTCCCAGGTCCCTGGATTAAATGCGCAGATGACCGGCTTCGGGCAGCCtcaccagcagcagcaagccTCTCAATTCCAGACGCAACAACCGCCGATGCCTCCAAGACAGCGCCCACAACCTCCGCCCGCCGTGAGTCAAGGATCATTGCTTCCGCCTCCGCCCCCAAGGCCCCTTTCCGCTCCGAATAATCCAAGCGCTCTTGGGCCAGTTCCTTTGCAACCCCAGCTCACTGGACTTCCTCAAACCAGCCCACACATTGCACCGCCTGGCCATAGCTTATCGGAGCTTAATCAACAACGATTCCAGCAGTCACAATTGCAACCCCAAGCGACGGGGGTCGCTCCATTGGGTTACGGAATGGGCCAGTTTGGAAATCAGTTAGCCCCTCAGCCGACTGGGTTGATGGGACAACAACAAGGTACCTTTATGAATGGACCACAACACCCAGGCTTTCAAAGTCTAGTTCCGCAACAAACTGGATATTCTGGGTTTTCTCAACTGCCAGCACAGCAACCCCTACCAGCTGGGTCTATCAACTCCGTCCTTCCCCCACCTTTACAACCCCAGCAAACAGGTGCCAACGGCTTCGGAGGGACTGGTAATTTCACGgctcctccacctcctccgATACCAGAGCTTCCAGCTGCGCCACTACAACCCCAAAAGACAGGTCCTGCTCCTCCTGTCCGTTTCGGAGTGCATAAAGACACAAAGAAGCTAACCCCCCAACCCACCGGCCTTAAGGCGAATCTCGCCCAAGCAA CTCCATCAAATCCATTCGGGTTTTAG